Proteins encoded within one genomic window of Phototrophicus methaneseepsis:
- a CDS encoding Bax inhibitor-1/YccA family protein: MQDYNFESAIQRDSGFLSNVQIDLQPLMRLVYMWMGLGLLVTAGVSYLVTSAVYSNPELLSAFATGWIILLVVQLGIVFGLSWAINRISPTMALGLFFVYAATMGVTLGAVFFGITAEPVPGGYAPASEGLWAIAKAFATTAGLFGVMTVIGYTTKIDLSKFGTFLLMALIGLIIASVVNIFMQSTMLDFIISAAGVLIFTALTAYDTQKIKRMAAMPEMRQKSDAMTRLSIMGALTLYLDFINLFMYLLRIFAGNRD, encoded by the coding sequence ATGCAGGACTACAACTTTGAGTCAGCGATCCAACGTGATTCTGGCTTCCTATCGAATGTGCAAATTGATCTCCAACCGTTGATGCGGTTGGTCTATATGTGGATGGGCCTGGGTTTATTGGTCACGGCTGGCGTGTCCTATCTGGTCACGTCAGCGGTTTATAGCAATCCGGAACTGTTGAGCGCTTTCGCTACAGGCTGGATTATCCTGTTAGTCGTCCAGTTGGGCATCGTCTTTGGCCTGAGCTGGGCTATTAACCGGATTTCGCCAACGATGGCGCTGGGCTTATTCTTCGTCTATGCCGCTACGATGGGTGTGACGTTGGGTGCCGTTTTCTTCGGCATTACGGCGGAACCTGTCCCTGGTGGGTATGCCCCGGCTAGCGAAGGGCTCTGGGCGATTGCGAAGGCATTTGCTACGACAGCCGGCCTTTTTGGTGTGATGACCGTCATTGGTTACACCACCAAAATTGACCTGAGCAAGTTCGGCACCTTCCTGTTGATGGCTCTGATCGGCCTGATCATCGCCAGTGTTGTCAATATATTTATGCAGAGCACGATGCTGGATTTCATCATTAGTGCTGCGGGTGTGCTCATCTTCACCGCGTTGACGGCGTATGATACCCAGAAGATCAAGCGGATGGCCGCCATGCCGGAAATGCGCCAGAAGAGCGATGCCATGACCCGGTTGAGTATCATGGGTGCGCTGACGCTGTACCTGGATTTCATCAACCTGTTCATGTACTTGCTGCGTATCTTCGCAGGCAACCGCGACTAA
- a CDS encoding acyl-CoA thioesterase: MPLPEGFRHETPISVRFADIDIMGHVNHAKYLTYMEQARIHYVQQVCSWQGNWDTLGLILAHVEVDYMLPVIFGDAVTVYTRCVRLGTKSFDLEYVMFRQHMSAAPEAVARAKTVMVAYDYQKRVSAPVPDSWRHAILEYEPELAQE; encoded by the coding sequence ATGCCCCTGCCAGAAGGCTTTCGTCATGAAACACCTATCAGTGTCCGTTTTGCTGATATTGATATTATGGGCCATGTGAATCATGCTAAGTACCTGACCTATATGGAACAAGCCCGCATCCATTATGTGCAGCAAGTCTGTAGTTGGCAAGGTAACTGGGATACCCTTGGTCTCATCCTTGCCCATGTCGAAGTCGATTATATGCTGCCTGTTATCTTCGGCGATGCCGTTACAGTTTATACGCGTTGTGTTCGGCTGGGTACCAAGAGCTTTGATCTGGAGTATGTGATGTTCCGGCAGCATATGAGCGCCGCGCCAGAAGCTGTTGCCCGTGCGAAGACTGTTATGGTCGCTTATGATTATCAAAAACGAGTCAGTGCCCCCGTACCGGATAGCTGGCGGCATGCAATCCTGGAGTATGAGCCGGAACTAGCGCAAGAATAG
- a CDS encoding response regulator, which produces MERDLAIVIEDETALAIMYERILSRVGYRVLMASEGTGGLDLLQAYTPRLIMMDMLLPNINGKDLIDYVVRQPRLKETFILVASSAKEYASALDSVQNGQFFIKPILPRQVMEIAERLFED; this is translated from the coding sequence ATGGAACGCGACTTAGCCATCGTTATCGAAGACGAGACTGCTCTTGCCATTATGTATGAACGTATTTTATCGCGAGTTGGCTATCGGGTTTTGATGGCAAGCGAAGGCACAGGCGGCTTAGATTTGTTGCAGGCGTATACGCCCCGGCTGATTATGATGGATATGTTACTGCCGAATATCAACGGCAAAGATCTCATCGACTATGTGGTGCGCCAACCTCGTTTAAAAGAAACATTTATTCTTGTTGCCAGTTCCGCCAAAGAATATGCTTCTGCCCTGGATTCTGTTCAAAATGGTCAATTCTTCATCAAACCGATTTTACCCAGGCAGGTGATGGAGATCGCAGAGCGCTTATTTGAAGATTAA